The sequence below is a genomic window from Cicer arietinum cultivar CDC Frontier isolate Library 1 chromosome 6, Cicar.CDCFrontier_v2.0, whole genome shotgun sequence.
AATGCTTCAAAAAACTTATTTCCAGTGCTTTGCCAGTAAATCTTTTCACTGTAACAAATTTTAACTTCATACAAACAAAATCAGGCACTTCTCGATTCTCCCAGAACATTGAATTAGGAAATGGTAGAGCACAATCATCAAAAGTAGCGGTGAAAACTGATGATTCCTCTACCTGAAAAAGGAAATTACATTCCAAAGGTCATATTCGATGAAAAATATCATTCTCTAATGTgtagtaaaaaattaatatagtaTTAAAGATTAAAGTATAACAAGATAAATAGTCACATACTGGTATTGTAATTTCAAGAGTATTAAGATGGAAGCACATTGTTAGTATGTAAGAAAATGCCAAAATATCTCTTACGTTATTCAAATCCAAATCAATCGACAAGGTTGATAGATTTCGAAAAATATTAGCTGGTTTACGTACCTACATTGAAGAGATAGTTAGCACAACTACATATTATaagtatagaaaaataaatcataatccTTATGAACAAAATGAACAAGACACTATAATATAATTCAAACATTAAACaataattatacattattttatccAATCCGTAATCaaagcaaaataataaaattttgaattgtattttaaaGCATTCATTGCAAATGTTTTAAATGAGTCTCACAATCTTCAATATGGTGGAAAATCATTGCTACTATAAGCACTATTATacgttgaaaaatatatttttttactgttttattagttgtgattataataataaataaaaaattgtgaaatAAGTACTTTTTCATTACCTTCATGTCTTTCATATGTTACCCTTTAAAAATTTTAACAGCAGAAGAAAATGTATTAGTTCTCCTACTCTAATTTATATGTGTTAAGATGTGTTTCATTAATTCTAAGTGCTATTCGTATGTGTTATCATTAATTCTAAGTGATATTTGCAGCGCCTGTCTTTTTTTATCGAATGCTGATATTTAacactatttaattaattttctctatTTATGACTAGTGTTAGTAGCGACATCTTTTTAATCAAAAgctgatatttaacattatttaatttatttattttttcaaattatgaaTAGTGTTAATATGTCAATGTCAATGTCAATGAATATGTTCATAGCAATTTAATTTCATATGTTATCACATTATAGGTCTAATTATTTTAAGTTTGTGTTTCATATTAACTCAAGCAAAAGAATAGTTAAACTAAGAAATTCAAGAATAgttttttggtttaaaataagaagttttttattaaaaagaaattaaaaagttaCCACTGAAATTTCAAATAGCAGAAACTTACATACTTTGATTATAAAATCTAATCAAGAAATTGATCATAAcatagtatatattatttttagaatgaaatataaacaaaaataataattaaaaagttgaaGTATCTTGTCTTAATTTAAAATCAGatgtcatttttattataatttattctaGAGGgagtaaatatattaaatattattttgaaaacacAAACTCTAACCacattaaaataatagaatagGAGATAACTTACCAAAAGGTTACtgcaattttcaaaaatttcacgAGTTTGTAGAATATCTTGAGGATCTGAAAGAGGATCTAAATTGCAAGTATAAGAGAAATTCCATAAGTTCTGAGAATAAATTCTAAGACCCTTTGGAGGGCACCTTAGAGAATCAATCACCAAAACATGAAGCTCCTCAACATTAACATCTATCTCTTCAACATCCAACAACAAAAGCTCcaaatatttaagatttttgttttcaatctTGAGGCTATCGAAACCATCTGACTCAATGAGACAAAACTTCTCTAAAccaaaacaatttttcaaaattccATTGATGATACTATCCACCATAGACATTTTCTCcaacttcaaaattttcaacttttCACAACTTTTAAATGCAGGTAAAACCGAATCTATAAGTTTGTAGTTAGTCAACTGAAGTGAacacaaatttgaaaatatctTAGGCTTAAATTCATCACCAATCATAGTTAAACAGTGACACTCCAAACTCAAAGAACTTAACTTTTTTCTCTCCACAACAAACTCAACCAATGTTTTCAAATGTCCAATGGAAACATTTTGATGAAGATGTTTGAAGCAACAACTAATCAAATAATCACCAATATGTTGATGCAATATAGTGTTAACAATTTCACTATATTTCTTAGCATGTTCTTCGGTGGCTAAGGacttcaaaaatttattatacgAAATTCGGTTATAAACTTTTGGTAAGGGTTTCAACATGTGAGTCCAATCAAAATCAAAGTGAGAAACATTATTTCTCAAATATATCCATCTCTTTGATAGAACACTTGTTTTTACGGCATCATCAATCGAAAGAGAAGAGATTATGAGAAACAAAATATCATCTGGTAGTTGACTTATGAAATCTACTATTTCCTTTCCATTCACTTCCTTTTTTGATGATTGTATAGACATAACTTTCTTCACCCggaaattgaaattttgattGGTAACGTTCACATAACCtatttttgatgaaaatattaagaacgtaataaatataaatataaatataaatataaatataaatataaatataaatataaatataaatataaatataaatataaatataaatataaatataaatataaatataaatataaatataaatataaatataaatataaatataaatataaatataaatataaatataaatataaatataaatataaatataaatataaatataaatataaatataaatataaatataaatataaatataaatataaatataaatataaatataaatataaatataaatataaatataaatataaatataaatataaatataaatataaatataaatataaatataaatataaatataaatataaatataaatataaatataaatataaatataaatataaatataaatataaatataaatataaatataaatataaatataaatataaatataaatataaatataaatataaatataaatataaatataaatataaatataaatataaatataaatataaatataaatataaatataaatataaatataaatataaatataaatataaatataaatataaatataaatataaatataaatataaatataaatataaatataaatataaatataaatataaatataaatataaatataaatataaatataaatataaatataaatatatatatatattatctcttataaaaaagatataatgtTTTTTGTTACAAGATATTATctaatttgtaatttaaatagtCTAACAATAAGAAGAAAACAAGATCTAATCACGTTATGATcttattttccaaaaaaattaaaaaatatacgaCTTTATTCGTTATTTGTTTTTCAGACAACAGTATACTAACTCAAATTTGTTTtgaatgtatattttatttatttttaggagTGTATTAATTCATTAAGATTTGAAAGAATTTAAATagatttattctttttataataaaaaagtctTGTAGTGTTCcattgaaaatttaatataataactCAACAGCTAACTCCTACCATGTCTCCCcctataatataataaatttatatttttatatttttattctttgtgACTCAATATTTAAGAATAAACGACTTCTAAAATTTACTCAAAATGCTTATCccaattttctttattatttttctaaaatatttctttcacaAGAACTATTTCTTacgaagaaaaagaaagatacacTAAATGtctaaacataattttacatCAATAATAAATGGTAATAATTGATTTCATTATATCActacatatttataatttttatcattaaataaccacttatttaattatttgtgtttattgttaatataaaattagttaCATATTGTGTCATCAAAccattttctaaaaatatatgttaatatgtAAAAGGATTATATAGTTTTGGTGTAAGCTGTTTTCCAAATTTAGTCTTTCTATTGTTGCTTATCTCTcaacaactttatttttttaaacaaaacttattttataaaaaaaataaataaataaacaattgaaGTAGACTGTAAATAACAATTTTCTGgcaatatattaataatacattaattattttgttccCGCTGGTTTATCATTAAGATATCTTTCAAGAGATGTATGTGATCGATATAGTTTTGATCTTAAGATACAATGTAGTAATATAATAGCTAAAAAGTGTGTACCTGATATGAAATATATGCCTTGGATGGCTATGGCTGGAAACTCAGAAAACTAAGATTAGCaatttaataacaatatatatatacacattatattttataaaaaaatataatatcttaTAGTCTAACGATAAAAACGAAAAAAAATCTAACCAccatatgatattattttttcaaaaaaaaaattggatgaattttagttttgaaCCATATTTTAATTGATCTCTATCTTTTTTGTTTAGAGTGCATtcaattagaatttaaaaagatttatttactttttttataatgaaaaagtCTTGTAAGATCAAAATTTTAATGCAGTAACTaaagaagatattttttttatcattcaatATTTGACACATCAtcacattattttataaataaataaaacaatcttCAAAATTTACTCAAAATTCTTATGAGGAAAGTTGATACAGTTACGGTAAAGACATCATCCAATAAGAAGACATGACAAGATAAATAGTTGAGTATGAAACTATGTTACATTGATAATGTCTATTAAATTCAATTCTTATcccatttctttatttattattttccaaaaacattttaattacaAGAACCATTTTtgttaaagagaaaaaaaatagatatattgtTCTTATAGATTAATTTTACACTCATAATGAATAGTAACTCTTAATTTCATCATCAGATATAattataactttcataattaaataactacttaattaattatttgtgtttatttttaatataaaaatattttgttgactCTGTATGAtcattaaactattttttttttaaagtgtgtGTTAATATATGGTTATCTCAAAATAACTTAATTTCTATGTATTATtggtataaaaaatttacactataaatcattcaaaatcaatCATATTTGTGATTATTAAGGAAATGAAAGTAAAAGGATTagctatatataaaataaataacactgaatgaacaaataaataaatctatagttatatataaaaataattacttagtttttgtgtaattttttgttttccaAATATATTATTCGGGTTGTTTATCTCTcaacaactttattttttaaaacaaaacttcTTTTATTGTTTGGATTGGTAGACGACGTGATAAATACTACTAAAAACTTACTAACATGTGAAGTTATGTCGATTATAACAATATTGACATTTAAGTCTTAAACAACAAAACtactttaattacttttatttctttagttacttataattaattgtgaaaaattaatgttaacttatatatatttatttcttgtttttaaaatataaatataataatttttatgaaaagaatataatgataaaagtatattcaaaatataaaggaaaactaattttattattattattattatgtttgatAAAACTGCGATATTGTTCCTAcatatctcccggtgcgatggagaaatgaaaattatgtagttttttgataaaaaaatgcGGATGTGTTAATTGTTTAAACAAAATGTGTTTGGTtacaataaaaagaaattgttgatttaatgaaagaaaagaaaaccttGAGTCTgataattgattttgatgaaaatgtttggttttttttttttggatttggttaagaaaatttaatatcaCCAATTTGTCACAACTTGATCTTCTTAAATTATCACTGACAAGATGTCACATCTCAGTcgatcttattttattaaaaggaTAATTATTATTTAGAGTTTAAGATCATCAAGGTGTCGTATCTCAAACATCTTAAAACTAAGCTTGGCAAAATGTAATatttcaacaaatctttttaGCCACATTGCTTTTGAAGAACATGGATTTTCATTTTGTTAAAGATGATAATGATAAAtctaaaaatgaattttgaatgCTTATAACTTCAATAGTGGTTGGTATTGATTGTAGTTtacattgatttattttttattttttattttagtttgatttttattcatttttcttctaaagtagaatttcaaactcttcttatggtttttttttatgtattaataacattcatttgtatttatttagGACTATTTAATTGGGATGATTTTTATTcttgataatttaattaattttgggTTTTAAGTAGAAAAAACTGTGTATTTAGTCATTTGAAGTAAAACAATAGAGAACTTTGTTTTATTGTCTCTCTAATATGAGttatataaagaataaaatgagtatgaattaattttacagaaattaaactaaaaaacaagataaaaaagtaaaaattcatatatttgtaaagataaaaataaatataaaaaagacaatattttttacaacaagaaaagtaaaatattgtacatatataataaccaaaaaatatatgttaatctattttattttattttattttatcttattcatGTTATCAATCCTTAATAGTTTATGcataattatacaaaaaaagCATACCAAACCTAAGATGATGAAATAAGATTTGTAGAGCAATTTGATAATCTTAATTCAAGACTCAAACATTAATATATCTAAGAATCTAGCAGACatcttattatatttaaattactttCAAATTCATCTAGCTAGAgtctatattaaaataaacttataaCTCAATTATATGACACATCACACACTTATGTATCATATCATAACATTTATTCTTAAATCTCATCCATTGACTTGCAACTAATTAGAAAATATGAACGGTCAATATCATATCAAAATTGACATTTACGTGAACTTCACTAAATCAAATATAACTTCTTGATTTCAATATGACCATTCTAGGTTTTTGACTTGAAAAGAATGAAGGAATTTATTCCTGGTGACCGTAAATCTTTTGCTTTGTTCATAATTGACGAATTACAAATTACATACAACTTTTTTATCATGTAAACTCTTGTAATTAAATGTTCCACAAAACTTAGTTCTAGTGCTTTGCAGGTAAATCCTTTCAGTATAACAAATTTTAACTTCTTATAAACACAATTAGGGAGTTCTCGTTTCTCCCATAACGTTAACTTACGAAATGGTAGAGCACAATCATCAGAAGTAGCTGTGAAAACGGATGTTTTCTCTacctgaaaaataaaattacattccAAACATCATattcaatgaaaaatatatcattCTCTAACGTGTAGTTAAAAGTTAATATAGTATTAAAGATTAAAGTATAACAAGGTAAATAGTCACATACTAGTATTGTAATGTCGAGAGTATTAAAATGGAAACACATTGTTAGTACGTAAGGAAATACCAAAATATCTCTAATGTTATTCAAATCCAAATTAATCGACAAGGTcaataaatttctaaaaatgtTGGGTGGTTTATATACCTACATTGAAGAGATAGTTAGCACAACTACATATTATaagtatagaaaaataaatcataatccTTATGAACAAGACACtataatattattcaaatattaaacaataattatacattattttatacaATCTAATCaaagcaaaataataaaattttgaattgtattttgcaGCATTCATTGCAAATGTTTTAAATTAGTGTCACAATTttcatgttttaaaattttgaattgtattttgcagcattcatttttttaaagctttttacagtgctttaccacaaagcgctttaaaaggcttctttgtttcattatgtgcaagcgctatgtgatcCTTTTACATGTTATATATAAAGCCCTACTACAACGTGTTTTTGaaaacctccttattttatttttcaaaaagctttttacaacgcttttccacaaagcgctttaaaaggcttttttgttaaattatgtgcaagcgctatgtgacccttttacagcgcttttccacgaagcgctttaaaaggcttctttgttttattatgtgcaagctcTATGTgatctccttatttttttaaaggctttttatagcgcttattgacaaaagcgctgtaaaattacaaagtttatgttctgatcagtttttgttaaattacaatataagtttagtttttgtaaattacaatataattagttaaatacctatatatataattagtaaaatacctatatttggatttgttttttcttccaagTAATtagttacatatatatatatatatatatatatatatcactgctaaattacatgatcagatcatattgggatgattagttaaagttcaagaaaaattctcagtacacaaacaaagctttttcaagttcaatataagcagaaaatcagttcaGGCAGGTGAagctaagatcaagctaaatataagtagaaaataagtataagcataaaatcaaatacacttcaagctaaatactaaaatgctcaattatggcagatcaaacaattaaattacatgaactcagttcagattacatggcatatataaaacaattaaacacgttaagatgtccttcttcttttcctggtggaattcacatttgtttgaccattaacgatacgaaacgatggattaatccaaattccctcatcatgatcatctctaagatataaaccatcatcagttgaatcaatttcatgtggttgtgatgttgcaaataaaagatcattatcAACaccttcatcattattgttatcatcacttattttattggtcaataggacaacataccatttatcatcaccagaatcagtgacataaaacacttgttaagcttgcgacgctaaaataaaaggttcATCTTTGTATctcaccctattaaaatcgacaagcaagaacactgactcatcaatccgaacgccattattattatcaacccacttgcaaccaaatataagaacacgaaacattgtgtagtctaactctcatatgcgctcgataaccccaaaatatgatagatttgcatatattgggtttttgtcttttgcacttgagacatgcatcacttcagctacgagagttaGTGGCAGagcttgataaaaaaaatttggggtggccgacataaaaatatagtatataaattaaatatataaataatattatatagtaaaaaattaaattgtaataaattaaattaaatatataaataatattgtatagtaaaaaattaaattgtaataaactgaagtatcaaataatttaggaaatataaaacatcttatatggaacaacaaaactaaaacacaacgacaaaaaaactcaaataaaaatacaacaaaactcaaacaccttatgtTCAACAAAAAAGACTCAAACATTCTATAtgaacataaaatcaaacaccttatgtgcaacaaaaaaactaaaataaaactttatatagacataaaatcaaacacttacgtgcaacacaaaaactctaaacaaaaatcaacaataacGTCTAATTaaaactccaaatcaaagcttcaaacttaacactaacaaaataaattttaaatttcatgttaactgaacaacataagcaaaaAGTAGAATTACACAAAAATATGGGGTACTGCAGTATAAGTTAAATTCTTAGGATTGATAAAACTCGTGAATAAGTTAAATTCTTAGGATAGATAAAACTCGTGGAGAATTCAAAACTAACATAGGAGCACTAactaagaaaaattgaaatcaaaacgAACTAACTAACagaattccaaatcaaaattaactaacaaaaatcagcactaacaCAATAGAAATTCGAATCTTTTGAACTAAGCAGCGACGCGATGTGGAGACAGATGTAGTTGCGGCTAATAGAGAGGCGAGAGCGGCCGTGGAGGCAGTCAAGCAGAGGCGGCCGCAGGCCCGCAGCAAATAGAGGAGAAGATCGTAGAAGGACCGGTACAGGTAGAGGCTGCGGTGGCCGCGGAGTCAGAGAGTGAAGGAGCCGCCGTGGCTAGCTCNNNNNNNNNNNNNNNNNNNNNNNNNNNNNNNNNNNNNNNNNNNNNNNNNNNNNNNNNNNNNNNNNNNNNNNNNNNNNNNNNNNNNNNNNNNNNNNNNNNNNNNNNNNNNNNNNNNNNNNNNNNNNNNNNNNNNNNNNNNNNNNNNNNNNNNNNNNNNNNNNNNNNNNNNNNNNNNNNNNNNNNNNNNNNNNNNNNNCGCAAAGTTTTTTACGtaccattttaaaattttcatatatcgtcctatcggatacatccatctcatataagttgtccca
It includes:
- the LOC101504582 gene encoding F-box protein At1g80960-like is translated as MSIQSSKKEVNGKEIVDFISQLPDDILFLIISSLSIDDAVKTSVLSKRWIYLRNNVSHFDFDWTHMLKPLPKVYNRISYNKFLKSLATEEHAKKYSEIVNTILHQHIGDYLINSVLPAFKSCEKLKILKLEKMSMVDSIINGILKNCFGLEKFCLIESDGFDSLKIENKNLKYLELLLLDVEEIDVNVEELHVLVIDSLRCPPKGLRIYSQNLWNFSYTCNLDPLSDPQDILQTREIFENCSNLLVEESSVFTATFDDCALPFPNSMFWENREVPDFVCMKLKFVTVKRFTGKALEISFLKHLITRAYMMKKLQVICDSTVVNKGKYLWSLRRASTNLSILFKSKI